CGAAGGGAACCGGACATGGGTCCCCATCCTGCGGTCGCGGCGATACGCCTGGCGGTCCGCCGCGTACTCCACGACGTCCTGACCGACCTCCAACGCACCTCCGCGAGCGAACCCCCGCAAACCCCGCACCCCCTGAGCCCCACCCACTCCTCTCACCCCTCGCACCCCCCGCACGAGCAGGCCGCGTCGCCGCTCGTCCTCGTCGCCTGCTCCGGCGGCGCCGACTCCATGGCGCTCGCCTCCGCGCTCGCCTTCGAAGCCCCCAAGCTCGGCATGCGCGCCGGCGGCGTCACCGTCGACCACGGCCTGCAGCCGGGGTCCGACCTGCGCGCCGCCGAGGTCGTCGTGCGCCTCACCGCGCTCGGCCTGACCCCGGTCGACTCCATCGCCGTGGACGTGGGCCGCGACGGAGGCCCCGAGGCCGCCGCCCGCGACGCGCGGTACGCGGCCCTGGACGCCGCCGCCGAACGGCATTCAGCAGCCGCCGTCCTGCTCGGCCACACCCGCGACGACCAGGCGGAGACCGTTCTGCTGGGCCTCGCCCGCGGCTCCGGGATCCGTTCGCTGTCCGGAATGGCGGCGACCTCGGGGGTCGCCGGCCGTTACCGCCGCCCCTTCCTGCACCTCGACCGGCAGACCGCACGCAAGGCCTGCATGGTCCAGTCGCTGGCCGTCTGGGACGACCCGCACAACGCCGACCCGGCGTACACCCGCTCCCGCCTGCGCCACGAGGGCCTGCCCGCCCTGGAGAAGGCGCTCGGCAAGGGCGTCGTCGAGGCGCTCGCCCGCACGGCCCAGCTGTCCAGGGACGACGCCGACGCCCTCGACACCTGGGCCGCCCAGGCCGAGACGACCGTGCGCGACGCCACCGGCCTCCTGGAGTGCGCGAAGCTCTACGCGCTGCCCCCCGCGGTGCGCCGCCGGATCGTGCGCCGGGCCGCCATCGACGCGGGCGCCCCCGCCGGTTCGCTCTTCGCCCGGCACATCGAGGAGGTCGACCGCCTGATCACGGGCTGGCGCGGCCAAGGAGCCATCAACCTCCCGGGCAAAGTCATGGCTCAGCGCCAGGGTGGCAGACTGGTGATCCGGCAAGGCTGACGAGAGGCCCGTGTGACTGACGGGCCGAGTCGGCCGGTGGGACGACCGAAAGTGATGCGGGTGGACGCGAAAGACATGGGCACCGACCTCCAGTCGGTGCTCATCACCAAAGAAGAGATCGACGCCAAGCTGGCCGAGCTGGCCGCCAAGATCGACGCGGAGTACGCGGGCAAGGACCTGCTGATCGTCGGCGTCCTCAAGGGCGCGGTGATGGTCATGGCGGACCTGGCGCGCGCCCTGTCCACTCCCGTCACGATGGACTGGATGGCCGTGTCGTCGTACGGCGCGGGGACCCAGTCCTCCGGCGTCGTGCGGATCCTCAAGGACCTGGACACCGACATCAAGGGCAAGCACGTCCTGATCGTCGAGGACATCATCGACTCCGGTCTGACGCTGTCCTGGCTGCTCTCCAACCTCGGCTCGCGCGAGCCCGCCTCCCTCGAGGTGTGCACGCTGCTGCGCAAGCCGGACGCGGCCAAGGTCGCGATCGACGTGAAGTGGATCGGCTTCGACATCCCGAACGAGTTCGTCGTGGGGTACGGCCTCGACTTCGCGGAGAAGTACCGCAACCTCCCGTTCGTCGGAACGCTCGCTCCGCACGTCTACGGCGGCTGACGTCCCGTAGCGCCGCCGTACGCACCGCGTACGGCGCAGGGGAACCCTCACCCGTTTCCCGACGTTGGAGCATGCGAAGGCCGGATTGCCAGCAGTCCCGGACAGCTTCGGGTCACAATGCTGGGGTACCGTCCGAAGAACAGTCTTTATCAAACTCACTATGGCAGGAGGGACGGGGCGTCATCGCTCCGTATGGATGGACGTGAAGCGATACTTCCGTGGGCCAGTCATGTGGATCGTGCTGGCCGTCCTTGCCGTGGTCGTGTTGATGCAGGTCGTCGGCTCGTCCGGTGGCTACAAGACGGTGGACACCGGCCAGGTCGTCCAGGCGATCAACGACAACAAGGTCGAGTCCGCCAAGATCACCACCGGTGACGAGCAGATCATCAAGGTCGAGCTCAAGGACGGCCAGAAGGTCAAGGACAGCAGCAAGATCCAGGCGAGCTACATCGGCGACCAGGGCGTCGACCTCGCCAAGTCCCTGCAGTCCAAGTACCAGACCAAGGACATCCCGGACGGTTATACCGTCTCGCCGTCGAAGCAGAACCCCTTCGTCGGCATCCTGCTCTCCCTGCTCCCCTTCGTCCTCATCGTCGTCGTCTTCCTGTTCCTGATGAATCAGATGCAGGGCGGCGGCTCCCGGGTCATGAACTTCGGGAAGTCCAAGGCGAAGCTCATCACCAAGGACACCCCGAAGACGACGTTCTCCGACGTGGCCGGGTCCGACGAGGCGGTCGAGGAGCTCCACGAGATCAAGGAGTTCCTCCAGGAGCCGGCGAAGTTCCAGGCCGTCGGCGCCAAGATCCCCAAGGGCGTGCTGCTCTACGGCCCGCCCGGTACCGGTAAGACGCTCCTCGCGCGTGCCGTCGCCGGTGAGGCCGGAGTCCCGTTCTACTCGATCTCCGGTTCCGACTTCGTCGAGATGTTCGTCGGTGTCGGTGCCTCCCGTGTGCGTGACCTCTTCGAACAGGCCAAGGCGAACGCCCCGGCGATCGTCTTCGTCGACGAGATCGACGCCGTCGGCCGTCACCGCGGTGCCGGTCTCGGCGGTGGCCACGACGAGCGCGAGCAGACGCTGAATCAGCTGCTCGTCGAGATGGACGGCTTCGACGTGAAGGGCGGCGTCATCCTGATCGCC
The sequence above is a segment of the Streptomyces sp. Je 1-369 genome. Coding sequences within it:
- the tilS gene encoding tRNA lysidine(34) synthetase TilS, which encodes MGPHPAVAAIRLAVRRVLHDVLTDLQRTSASEPPQTPHPLSPTHSSHPSHPPHEQAASPLVLVACSGGADSMALASALAFEAPKLGMRAGGVTVDHGLQPGSDLRAAEVVVRLTALGLTPVDSIAVDVGRDGGPEAAARDARYAALDAAAERHSAAAVLLGHTRDDQAETVLLGLARGSGIRSLSGMAATSGVAGRYRRPFLHLDRQTARKACMVQSLAVWDDPHNADPAYTRSRLRHEGLPALEKALGKGVVEALARTAQLSRDDADALDTWAAQAETTVRDATGLLECAKLYALPPAVRRRIVRRAAIDAGAPAGSLFARHIEEVDRLITGWRGQGAINLPGKVMAQRQGGRLVIRQG
- the hpt gene encoding hypoxanthine phosphoribosyltransferase, with protein sequence MRVDAKDMGTDLQSVLITKEEIDAKLAELAAKIDAEYAGKDLLIVGVLKGAVMVMADLARALSTPVTMDWMAVSSYGAGTQSSGVVRILKDLDTDIKGKHVLIVEDIIDSGLTLSWLLSNLGSREPASLEVCTLLRKPDAAKVAIDVKWIGFDIPNEFVVGYGLDFAEKYRNLPFVGTLAPHVYGG